A window from Henckelia pumila isolate YLH828 unplaced genomic scaffold, ASM3356847v2 CTG_466, whole genome shotgun sequence encodes these proteins:
- the LOC140872460 gene encoding uncharacterized protein, protein MDNLTPSTKTIRVSYCDPDATDSSSDEGSGKSQIKSKRKVHEIEVEFAFAVNNQNPRSDSGYLQEETGLKKPNLATVGKKISGVRITKSGEFWVEIKDPIKKIWVWLGLFGTAEEASRAYLAEESKFAAEKLRDKQRVEWAAPENSTFQDSVPLVINRDNTNPTSAVKRFEGVRMSESGKFGASIRDLLKKKNVWLGSFTTGEEASMAYFAKKAQIEAKQLRVMESQFEAKQLRAKRSIVRLAAHTSDLKSSQEGVRKSIFGVRRKKGGKYSANIMSPITKRRVFIGNFGTKENATRAYLAKEAEFEHELRAIQGLERRVASSAPDSVYSSDLSNETGASEYVGENKVSGEEEAGFGFFHGVQVVDRNGFLVGEFSMLDDLRICSEEEDANS, encoded by the coding sequence ATGGACAACCTCACACCAAGCACCAAAACGATCAGAGTTTCGTACTGTGATCCAGACGCCACCGATTCATCCTCAGATGAAGGATCAGGCAAATCCCAGATAAAATCCAAGAGAAAAGTCCACGAAATCGAGGTAGAATTTGCATTCGCCGTAAATAATCAGAACCCTCGTTCTGATTCCGGATATCTTCAAGAGGAAACGGGACTCAAGAAACCAAATCTGGCGACTGTGGGAAAGAAAATTAGTGGGGTTCGGATTACCAAATCGGGTGAATTCTGGGTAGAAATAAAGGACCCAATCAAGAAGATATGGGTTTGGCTTGGACTTTTTGGCACAGCTGAAGAGGCATCCAGGGCTTATCTTGCCGAGGAATCTAAGTTTGCGGCGGAGAAATTGAGAGACAAGCAGCGAGTTGAATGGGCTGCTCCTGAGAATTCAACTTTCCAAGATTCAGTGCCTTTGGTTATTAATAGGGATAACACCAATCCGACGAGTGCAGTGAAGAGATTCGAAGGGGTTCGGATGAGTGAATCTGGTAAATTCGGGGCATCAATAAGGGATCTATTGAAGAAGAAAAACGTTTGGCTTGGCTCATTCACCACCGGGGAGGAGGCATCCATGGCTTATTTTGCCAAGAAAGCTCAGATTGAGGCCAAGCAGTTGAGGGTCATGGAATCTCAGTTTGAGGCCAAGCAGCTGAGAGCCAAACGGTCAATTGTTCGGCTTGCTGCTCATACCTCGGACTTGAAATCGTCTCAGGAAGGTGTAAGAAAGAGTATCTTTGGGGTTCGGAGGAAAAAAGGTGGTAAATACTCTGCGAACATAATGAGCCCAATTACCAAAAGACGTGTTTTTATTGGTAATTTTGGCACCAAAGAAAACGCAACCAGGGCTTATCTTGCCAAGGAGGCTGAGTTTGAGCATGAGTTGAGGGCCATACAGGGTCTTGAAAGGAGGGTTGCTTCATCGGCCCCAGATTCTGTTTATTCCTCGGATCTGTCGAACGAAACTGGTGCTTCTGAATACGTCGGGGAAAACAAGGTTTCTGGGGAGGAAGAAGCTGGATTTGGGTTTTTTCATGGGGTTCAAGTAGTTGATAGAAATGGTTTTTTGGTCGGGGAATTCAGCATGCTCGATGATCTCAGAATTTGCTCAGAGGAAGAAGATGCCAATTCTTGA